The Sesamum indicum cultivar Zhongzhi No. 13 linkage group LG1, S_indicum_v1.0, whole genome shotgun sequence genome includes a window with the following:
- the LOC105166100 gene encoding CBS domain-containing protein CBSCBSPB1 isoform X3, whose protein sequence is MTTSQLGGSSSRRSMSLTTSTSLGRKKAASRGGDVLDSPSSRRSLTASRSMGLTGERTVKRLRLSRALTVPETTSIKEACRRMASRRVDALLLTDANALLCGILTDKDIATRVIAREVNLDETHVSKVMTRNPVFVLSDTLAVEALQKMVQGKFRHLPVVENGEVIALLDITKCLYDAIARMERVAEKGKAIAAAVEGVEKQWGTSVSGPNTFIETLRERMFRPSLSTIISENSKVVTIDPSETVLAAAKKILEFRTSSAVVIVENKPRGILTSKDMLMRVIAQDLPPESTLVEKVMTPNPECATIDSPIVDALHIMHDGKFLHLPVVDRDGQVITVVDVLNITHAAVATVGSTAGVSSEAANMMMQNFWDSAMALTTDYEDETRSENSLKVPSDGGETGRSVPQPSSIASDTFSFKIQDGKGRMHRFICETQNVTDLVTAILQRVGADIDRNNLPQIMYEDEEHDKVVLASDSDLQAAIYHAKLSGWKGLRLHLEYLGAPSRLRRGSSSGTMGHAQADASASSYGAVAAGAALVAGLSVYAFLKRTGN, encoded by the exons ATGACGACGAGTCAATTAGGAGGTTCCTCTTCGAGGAGAAGCATGTCATTGACGACCTCAACGTCTCTGGGCAGGAAGAAAGCCGCCTCGCGCGGCGGAGACGTTCTCGATTCCCCCTCTAGCCGCAGATCTCTAACGGCTTCCCGTTCCAT GGGACTGACAGGAGAACGGACAGTGAAGAGATTGCGGCTATCAAGAGCCTTGACGGTACCTGAAACTACCAGTATCAAAGAAGCATGCCGTAGGATGGCTTCGCGTAGAGTTGATGCTCTATTGTTGACTGATGCAAATGCATTACTATGTGGGATCCTTACGGATAAG GATATAGCTACAAGAGTAATTGCTCGTGAAGTTAATCTCGATGAAACACATGTTTCCAAAGTTATGACAAGGAACCCAGTGTTTGTGCTTTCTGATACTCTTGCTGTTGAAGCCTTGCAAAAGATGGTCCAGG GAAAATTTAGACATTTACCTGTTGTCGAAAATGGAGAGGTGATTGCACTCCTTGACATAACGAAATGTTTGTATGATGCGATCGCTCGTATGGAGAGGGTAGCTGAGAAAGGAAAGGCCATTGCAGCTGCTGTTGAAGGTGTCGAGAAACAATGGGGTACATCAGTGTCTG GTCCTAACACATTCATTGAGACACTTCGAGAGCGGATGTTTAGACCCTCCTTGTCTACAATAATTTCTGAGAATTCAAA GGTTGTTACAATTGATCCAAGTGAGACAGTGCTAGCTGCTGCAAAAAAGATTCTTGAGTTTCGAACAAGCTCTGCAGTTGTAATAGTAGAAAACAAACCTCGGGGAATACTGAC TTCAAAAGATATGCTGATGAGAGTCATAGCTCAAGATCTTCCTCCTGAGTCCACTCTAGTGGAGAAG GTGATGACTCCAAATCCAGAATGTGCAACCATTGATTCACCTATAGTTGATGCTCTTCATATTATGCATGATGGGAAATTTTTACACCTTCCAGTGGTTGATAGAG ATGGACAGGTTATAACTGTTGTTGATGTGCTTAATATAACTCATGCTGCTGTAGCCACA GTTGGTAGTACTGCTGGAGTTAGTAGTGAAGCTGCAAATATGATGATGCAGAACTTCTGGGACTCTGCAATGGCATTAACTACAGATTATGAGGACGAGACCCGGAG TGAGAATTCCTTGAAAGTGCCTTCTGATGGAGGAGAGACAGGTCGATCTGTCCCGCAACCTTCTTCCATCGCATCCgatactttttctttcaagattCAAGACGGGAAAGGAAGAATGCATAGGTTCATATGTG AGACACAGAACGTGACGGACCTCGTAACAGCCATCCTTCAGAGAGTAGGGGCTGACATTGATCGTAACAACCTTCCACAAATTATG TATGAAGATGAAGAACATGACAAGGTTGTACTTGCATCAGATAGCGATCTTCAAGCAGCCATATACCATGCAAAGCTATCTGGTTGGAAG GGACTAAGATTACATTTAGAGTACTTAGGAGCACCTTCTCGTCTTCGAAGGGGATCCAGCTCCGGAACTATGGGACATGCTCAAGCAGATGCATCAGCTTCATCATACGGTGCCGTTGCAGCTGGTGCTGCGCTAGTTGCTGGTTTAAGTGTCTATGCATTCTTGAAACGAACCGGGAACTGA
- the LOC105166100 gene encoding CBS domain-containing protein CBSCBSPB1 isoform X2, with protein sequence MTTSQLGGSSSRRSMSLTTSTSLGRKKAASRGGDVLDSPSSRRSLTASRSISAHIYGRGLTGERTVKRLRLSRALTVPETTSIKEACRRMASRRVDALLLTDANALLCGILTDKDIATRVIAREVNLDETHVSKVMTRNPVFVLSDTLAVEALQKMVQGKFRHLPVVENGEVIALLDITKCLYDAIARMERVAEKGKAIAAAVEGVEKQWGPNTFIETLRERMFRPSLSTIISENSKVVTIDPSETVLAAAKKILEFRTSSAVVIVENKPRGILTSKDMLMRVIAQDLPPESTLVEKVMTPNPECATIDSPIVDALHIMHDGKFLHLPVVDRDGQVITVVDVLNITHAAVATVGSTAGVSSEAANMMMQNFWDSAMALTTDYEDETRSENSLKVPSDGGETGRSVPQPSSIASDTFSFKIQDGKGRMHRFICETQNVTDLVTAILQRVGADIDRNNLPQIMYEDEEHDKVVLASDSDLQAAIYHAKLSGWKGLRLHLEYLGAPSRLRRGSSSGTMGHAQADASASSYGAVAAGAALVAGLSVYAFLKRTGN encoded by the exons ATGACGACGAGTCAATTAGGAGGTTCCTCTTCGAGGAGAAGCATGTCATTGACGACCTCAACGTCTCTGGGCAGGAAGAAAGCCGCCTCGCGCGGCGGAGACGTTCTCGATTCCCCCTCTAGCCGCAGATCTCTAACGGCTTCCCGTTCCAT TTCCGCTCACATTTACGGCAGGGGACTGACAGGAGAACGGACAGTGAAGAGATTGCGGCTATCAAGAGCCTTGACGGTACCTGAAACTACCAGTATCAAAGAAGCATGCCGTAGGATGGCTTCGCGTAGAGTTGATGCTCTATTGTTGACTGATGCAAATGCATTACTATGTGGGATCCTTACGGATAAG GATATAGCTACAAGAGTAATTGCTCGTGAAGTTAATCTCGATGAAACACATGTTTCCAAAGTTATGACAAGGAACCCAGTGTTTGTGCTTTCTGATACTCTTGCTGTTGAAGCCTTGCAAAAGATGGTCCAGG GAAAATTTAGACATTTACCTGTTGTCGAAAATGGAGAGGTGATTGCACTCCTTGACATAACGAAATGTTTGTATGATGCGATCGCTCGTATGGAGAGGGTAGCTGAGAAAGGAAAGGCCATTGCAGCTGCTGTTGAAGGTGTCGAGAAACAATGGG GTCCTAACACATTCATTGAGACACTTCGAGAGCGGATGTTTAGACCCTCCTTGTCTACAATAATTTCTGAGAATTCAAA GGTTGTTACAATTGATCCAAGTGAGACAGTGCTAGCTGCTGCAAAAAAGATTCTTGAGTTTCGAACAAGCTCTGCAGTTGTAATAGTAGAAAACAAACCTCGGGGAATACTGAC TTCAAAAGATATGCTGATGAGAGTCATAGCTCAAGATCTTCCTCCTGAGTCCACTCTAGTGGAGAAG GTGATGACTCCAAATCCAGAATGTGCAACCATTGATTCACCTATAGTTGATGCTCTTCATATTATGCATGATGGGAAATTTTTACACCTTCCAGTGGTTGATAGAG ATGGACAGGTTATAACTGTTGTTGATGTGCTTAATATAACTCATGCTGCTGTAGCCACA GTTGGTAGTACTGCTGGAGTTAGTAGTGAAGCTGCAAATATGATGATGCAGAACTTCTGGGACTCTGCAATGGCATTAACTACAGATTATGAGGACGAGACCCGGAG TGAGAATTCCTTGAAAGTGCCTTCTGATGGAGGAGAGACAGGTCGATCTGTCCCGCAACCTTCTTCCATCGCATCCgatactttttctttcaagattCAAGACGGGAAAGGAAGAATGCATAGGTTCATATGTG AGACACAGAACGTGACGGACCTCGTAACAGCCATCCTTCAGAGAGTAGGGGCTGACATTGATCGTAACAACCTTCCACAAATTATG TATGAAGATGAAGAACATGACAAGGTTGTACTTGCATCAGATAGCGATCTTCAAGCAGCCATATACCATGCAAAGCTATCTGGTTGGAAG GGACTAAGATTACATTTAGAGTACTTAGGAGCACCTTCTCGTCTTCGAAGGGGATCCAGCTCCGGAACTATGGGACATGCTCAAGCAGATGCATCAGCTTCATCATACGGTGCCGTTGCAGCTGGTGCTGCGCTAGTTGCTGGTTTAAGTGTCTATGCATTCTTGAAACGAACCGGGAACTGA
- the LOC105166100 gene encoding CBS domain-containing protein CBSCBSPB1 isoform X1, protein MTTSQLGGSSSRRSMSLTTSTSLGRKKAASRGGDVLDSPSSRRSLTASRSISAHIYGRGLTGERTVKRLRLSRALTVPETTSIKEACRRMASRRVDALLLTDANALLCGILTDKDIATRVIAREVNLDETHVSKVMTRNPVFVLSDTLAVEALQKMVQGKFRHLPVVENGEVIALLDITKCLYDAIARMERVAEKGKAIAAAVEGVEKQWGTSVSGPNTFIETLRERMFRPSLSTIISENSKVVTIDPSETVLAAAKKILEFRTSSAVVIVENKPRGILTSKDMLMRVIAQDLPPESTLVEKVMTPNPECATIDSPIVDALHIMHDGKFLHLPVVDRDGQVITVVDVLNITHAAVATVGSTAGVSSEAANMMMQNFWDSAMALTTDYEDETRSENSLKVPSDGGETGRSVPQPSSIASDTFSFKIQDGKGRMHRFICETQNVTDLVTAILQRVGADIDRNNLPQIMYEDEEHDKVVLASDSDLQAAIYHAKLSGWKGLRLHLEYLGAPSRLRRGSSSGTMGHAQADASASSYGAVAAGAALVAGLSVYAFLKRTGN, encoded by the exons ATGACGACGAGTCAATTAGGAGGTTCCTCTTCGAGGAGAAGCATGTCATTGACGACCTCAACGTCTCTGGGCAGGAAGAAAGCCGCCTCGCGCGGCGGAGACGTTCTCGATTCCCCCTCTAGCCGCAGATCTCTAACGGCTTCCCGTTCCAT TTCCGCTCACATTTACGGCAGGGGACTGACAGGAGAACGGACAGTGAAGAGATTGCGGCTATCAAGAGCCTTGACGGTACCTGAAACTACCAGTATCAAAGAAGCATGCCGTAGGATGGCTTCGCGTAGAGTTGATGCTCTATTGTTGACTGATGCAAATGCATTACTATGTGGGATCCTTACGGATAAG GATATAGCTACAAGAGTAATTGCTCGTGAAGTTAATCTCGATGAAACACATGTTTCCAAAGTTATGACAAGGAACCCAGTGTTTGTGCTTTCTGATACTCTTGCTGTTGAAGCCTTGCAAAAGATGGTCCAGG GAAAATTTAGACATTTACCTGTTGTCGAAAATGGAGAGGTGATTGCACTCCTTGACATAACGAAATGTTTGTATGATGCGATCGCTCGTATGGAGAGGGTAGCTGAGAAAGGAAAGGCCATTGCAGCTGCTGTTGAAGGTGTCGAGAAACAATGGGGTACATCAGTGTCTG GTCCTAACACATTCATTGAGACACTTCGAGAGCGGATGTTTAGACCCTCCTTGTCTACAATAATTTCTGAGAATTCAAA GGTTGTTACAATTGATCCAAGTGAGACAGTGCTAGCTGCTGCAAAAAAGATTCTTGAGTTTCGAACAAGCTCTGCAGTTGTAATAGTAGAAAACAAACCTCGGGGAATACTGAC TTCAAAAGATATGCTGATGAGAGTCATAGCTCAAGATCTTCCTCCTGAGTCCACTCTAGTGGAGAAG GTGATGACTCCAAATCCAGAATGTGCAACCATTGATTCACCTATAGTTGATGCTCTTCATATTATGCATGATGGGAAATTTTTACACCTTCCAGTGGTTGATAGAG ATGGACAGGTTATAACTGTTGTTGATGTGCTTAATATAACTCATGCTGCTGTAGCCACA GTTGGTAGTACTGCTGGAGTTAGTAGTGAAGCTGCAAATATGATGATGCAGAACTTCTGGGACTCTGCAATGGCATTAACTACAGATTATGAGGACGAGACCCGGAG TGAGAATTCCTTGAAAGTGCCTTCTGATGGAGGAGAGACAGGTCGATCTGTCCCGCAACCTTCTTCCATCGCATCCgatactttttctttcaagattCAAGACGGGAAAGGAAGAATGCATAGGTTCATATGTG AGACACAGAACGTGACGGACCTCGTAACAGCCATCCTTCAGAGAGTAGGGGCTGACATTGATCGTAACAACCTTCCACAAATTATG TATGAAGATGAAGAACATGACAAGGTTGTACTTGCATCAGATAGCGATCTTCAAGCAGCCATATACCATGCAAAGCTATCTGGTTGGAAG GGACTAAGATTACATTTAGAGTACTTAGGAGCACCTTCTCGTCTTCGAAGGGGATCCAGCTCCGGAACTATGGGACATGCTCAAGCAGATGCATCAGCTTCATCATACGGTGCCGTTGCAGCTGGTGCTGCGCTAGTTGCTGGTTTAAGTGTCTATGCATTCTTGAAACGAACCGGGAACTGA
- the LOC105166100 gene encoding CBS domain-containing protein CBSCBSPB1 isoform X4 produces the protein MASRRVDALLLTDANALLCGILTDKDIATRVIAREVNLDETHVSKVMTRNPVFVLSDTLAVEALQKMVQGKFRHLPVVENGEVIALLDITKCLYDAIARMERVAEKGKAIAAAVEGVEKQWGTSVSGPNTFIETLRERMFRPSLSTIISENSKVVTIDPSETVLAAAKKILEFRTSSAVVIVENKPRGILTSKDMLMRVIAQDLPPESTLVEKVMTPNPECATIDSPIVDALHIMHDGKFLHLPVVDRDGQVITVVDVLNITHAAVATVGSTAGVSSEAANMMMQNFWDSAMALTTDYEDETRSENSLKVPSDGGETGRSVPQPSSIASDTFSFKIQDGKGRMHRFICETQNVTDLVTAILQRVGADIDRNNLPQIMYEDEEHDKVVLASDSDLQAAIYHAKLSGWKGLRLHLEYLGAPSRLRRGSSSGTMGHAQADASASSYGAVAAGAALVAGLSVYAFLKRTGN, from the exons ATGGCTTCGCGTAGAGTTGATGCTCTATTGTTGACTGATGCAAATGCATTACTATGTGGGATCCTTACGGATAAG GATATAGCTACAAGAGTAATTGCTCGTGAAGTTAATCTCGATGAAACACATGTTTCCAAAGTTATGACAAGGAACCCAGTGTTTGTGCTTTCTGATACTCTTGCTGTTGAAGCCTTGCAAAAGATGGTCCAGG GAAAATTTAGACATTTACCTGTTGTCGAAAATGGAGAGGTGATTGCACTCCTTGACATAACGAAATGTTTGTATGATGCGATCGCTCGTATGGAGAGGGTAGCTGAGAAAGGAAAGGCCATTGCAGCTGCTGTTGAAGGTGTCGAGAAACAATGGGGTACATCAGTGTCTG GTCCTAACACATTCATTGAGACACTTCGAGAGCGGATGTTTAGACCCTCCTTGTCTACAATAATTTCTGAGAATTCAAA GGTTGTTACAATTGATCCAAGTGAGACAGTGCTAGCTGCTGCAAAAAAGATTCTTGAGTTTCGAACAAGCTCTGCAGTTGTAATAGTAGAAAACAAACCTCGGGGAATACTGAC TTCAAAAGATATGCTGATGAGAGTCATAGCTCAAGATCTTCCTCCTGAGTCCACTCTAGTGGAGAAG GTGATGACTCCAAATCCAGAATGTGCAACCATTGATTCACCTATAGTTGATGCTCTTCATATTATGCATGATGGGAAATTTTTACACCTTCCAGTGGTTGATAGAG ATGGACAGGTTATAACTGTTGTTGATGTGCTTAATATAACTCATGCTGCTGTAGCCACA GTTGGTAGTACTGCTGGAGTTAGTAGTGAAGCTGCAAATATGATGATGCAGAACTTCTGGGACTCTGCAATGGCATTAACTACAGATTATGAGGACGAGACCCGGAG TGAGAATTCCTTGAAAGTGCCTTCTGATGGAGGAGAGACAGGTCGATCTGTCCCGCAACCTTCTTCCATCGCATCCgatactttttctttcaagattCAAGACGGGAAAGGAAGAATGCATAGGTTCATATGTG AGACACAGAACGTGACGGACCTCGTAACAGCCATCCTTCAGAGAGTAGGGGCTGACATTGATCGTAACAACCTTCCACAAATTATG TATGAAGATGAAGAACATGACAAGGTTGTACTTGCATCAGATAGCGATCTTCAAGCAGCCATATACCATGCAAAGCTATCTGGTTGGAAG GGACTAAGATTACATTTAGAGTACTTAGGAGCACCTTCTCGTCTTCGAAGGGGATCCAGCTCCGGAACTATGGGACATGCTCAAGCAGATGCATCAGCTTCATCATACGGTGCCGTTGCAGCTGGTGCTGCGCTAGTTGCTGGTTTAAGTGTCTATGCATTCTTGAAACGAACCGGGAACTGA